The Phormidium yuhuli AB48 DNA window TACGGGAGTCCCGAAGTTGTTATGCCAATAGGCCCCATGAATGCCGTAGTTGCCGTCGTAGTACATCACGTAGGGAACATCGGGAATATGATACCCCGGCCCACTCATGGGGGCTTCTGGGTATTTCACGTAAATCTCATAAACGCCGGTGGGGGTTGGGGTGGAATAGCCCCCCGTGGAGACAAAGATGGCATAGACCGGCTGATCCCCTTCCCAGGCGATGAGTCGTTG harbors:
- a CDS encoding L,D-transpeptidase, with translation MTPPSSQAIAAPMNELDAPPRVAQWIENEIYALRQSQRRWIEINLTGQRLIAWEGDQPVYAIFVSTGGYSTPTPTGVYEIYVKYPEAPMSGPGYHIPDVPYVMYYDGNYGIHGAYWHNNFGTPVSRGCTNVALDHAAWLYSWASVGTPVVVRY